Proteins encoded together in one Hevea brasiliensis isolate MT/VB/25A 57/8 chromosome 16, ASM3005281v1, whole genome shotgun sequence window:
- the LOC110672384 gene encoding cytochrome P450 85A, with amino-acid sequence MAFFMVFLVIFLLLLCISSALLRWNEVRYRKKGLPPGTMGWPVFGETTEFLKQGPNFMKNQRARYGSVFKSHILGCPTIVSMDPDLNRYILMNEAKGLVPGYPQSMLDILGKCNIAAVHGSTHKYMRGALLSLISPTMIREQLLPTIDEFMRIHLSDWDNKIIDIQLKTKEMALLSSLKQIAGSDSSTISQAFMPEFFKLVLGTLSLPIDVPGTNYSRGIQARKNIVSMLRQLIEERRASKETHQDMLGCLMKSEESRYKLTDEEIIDQIITILYSGYETVSTTSMMAVKYLHDHPRVLQELRKEHLAIKEKKRPEDPINLTDLKSMCFTRAVIFETSRLATIVNGVLRKTTEEMELNGFVIPKGWRIYVYTREINYDPFLYLEPLSFNPWRWLDKSRLESQNYLFIFGGGTRQCPGKELGIAEISTFLHYFVTRYRWEEVGGDALMKFPRVEAPNGLHIRVSSY; translated from the exons ATGGCTTTTTTCATGGTGTTTCTTGTAATATTTCTCTTGTTGCTCTGTATCTCCTCTGCTTTGTTGAGATGGAATGAGGTGAGATACAGGAAGAAAGGCTTGCCTCCTGGTACTATGGGCTGGCCAGTTTTTGGAGAGACTACTGAGTTTTTAAAGCAAGGTCCAAACTTCATGAAAAACCAGAGAGCAAG gtATGGCAGTGTTTTCAAATCCCACATTCTTGGCTGTCCTACTATTGTTTCCATGGATCCAGACCTCAATAGATACATTCTCATGAACGAGGCAAAAGGGCTTGTTCCTGGTTACCCTCAGTCCATGTTAGATATCTTAGGCAAATGCAACATTGCAGCAGTTCATGGCTCCACTCACAAGTACATGAGAGGGGCACTTCTTAGCCTTATTAGCCCTACCATGATCAGAGAACAACTTTTGCCCACAATTGATGAGTTTATGAGAATCCATCTCAGCGATTGGGATAACAAAATTATTGACATCCAACTGAAAACTAAAGAG ATGGCACTTCTCTCCTCTCTCAAGCAAATTGCTGGCAGTGATTCTAGCACAATATCTCAAGCATTTATGCCTGAGTTTTTCAAGCTGGTTTTAGGCACTCTGTCATTGCCGATTGACGTTCCTGGCACAAATTATAGTCGAggaattcag GCTAGGAAGAATATTGTAAGCATGTTGAGACAACTAATAGAAGAGAGAAGGGCATCAAAAGAAACTCATCAGGACATGCTTGGTTGCCTGATGAAAAGTGAAGAAAGTAGATACAAATTAACTGATGAAGAAATAATTGATCAAATAATCACCATTTTGTACTCGGGATATGAAACAGTTTCTACTACGTCAATGATGGCAGTCAAGTATTTGCATGATCACCCGAGAGTTCTTCAAGAACTAAGA AAAGAGCATTTAgcaattaaagaaaagaaaaggcctGAGGATCCAATTAACTTGACTGACCTTAAATCTATGTGTTTTACTCGTGCG GTGATTTTTGAGACCTCAAGACTGGCTACAATTGTTAATGGGGTTTTGAGGAAGACTACGGAAGAAATGGAACTAAATG GATTTGTGATTCCAAAAGGATGGAGAATCTATGTGTATACTAGGGAGATAAACTATGATCCCTTTTTATATCTAGAGCCATTATCCTTCAACCCATGGAGATGGCTG GATAAGAGCCGCTTGGAGTCTCAAAACTATCTTTTCATTTTTGGAGGAGGTACCAGGCAGTGTCCTGGAAAGGAACTAGGAATAGCAGAAATTTCTACTTTCCTTCACTACTTTGTAACTAGATACAG ATGGGAAGAAGTTGGGGGAGACGCACTAATGAAATTTCCAAGAGTTGAAGCACCAAATGGGCTACACATCAGGGTCTCGTCTTACTAA